A stretch of DNA from Serinibacter arcticus:
GCTCGTGTAGCGGGTGCCGAATTTCGAGGCGGGCTGCACGAACGTGACGACCTTCCCGTCGCGCGCGTAGGACGGGAACCCGTACCAGGTCTTCCACTCCAGATGCGGGGCCTCCTCCGTCACGACGACGTGGAAGCGCTCCGCGATCACGCGATCGGCGCCGCTCAACGCCTCGATGGCCGCGAGGCAGGCCTCCGCCTCCTTCTGCTTCTTCGCGGCGCCCTTGACGCCCTTCATCGACCGCAGCTCCTCGGCGCGCTGCTTCATCGCGGCGCGCTCGTCGGCGCTGAAACCCTCGTTCGTGGCCATGGCCCGTCCCTCTCGATCGTCGGTGGGAACGAGGCTAGCCCTGACCTACGACCGCCAGAACGCCTCGGCGACGCGGCGGAGGTCGAGCAGGTCGCTCGTCCCGGCCAGCTCGCGGGCCGAGTGCATCGACAGGATGGGGATCCCGACGTCGACCGTCCGGATCCCGAGCCGGGTCGCGGTGATCGGGCCGATGGTCGACCCGCACGGGACGCTGTTGTGCGAGACGAACTCCTGCGTCCGCACCCCGGCCCGGTCGCACCAGCCGCGCCACGCGGCCTCGCCCACGCCGTCGGTCGCGTAGCGCTGGTTGGCGTTGATCTTGAGGATCGGGCCCGAACCGAGCACCGGCTGCACCACGGGGTCGTGGCGCCCCGGGTAGTTCGGGTGCACGGAGTGCCCGACGTCGCTGGAGACCAGCCACGAGTCCGCGAGCGCCCGCCGGTGGTCCTCGGACGTCGCGCCGAGCAGCGTCCCCACCCGCGCCAGCACGTCGGCCAGGAACGGTCCGTCGGCACCGCTCCGGCTGGCCGACCCGACCTCCTCGTGGTCGAACACGGCCAGCACGGGGATGTGCACGAGGTCGGCCCCGGCGTCGAGGTCCCCGACGACGTCGCTCGTCCCCGCGAGCGCCTCCAGCGCGCGCAGACCCGCGTGCACCGAGGCGAGATCGTCCAGGCGCCCGACGGCGAGGAACGCGTCATCCTTGCCGAACACCACGCCGCGGGCCGAGTCGGCCAGCACCAGGTCGTAGCCGCGGATCTCCTCCGCCGCCAGGCCGGCGTGGCTCGCGACCTCGCCGAGCAGGTCGGCGCTCACCGCGTCGCCGACGCCCCACACCGGCTGGGTGTGCACCTGCTTGTCGAGCGCGAGCCCGTCGTTGGCGGCGCGGTCGAGGTGGATCGCGAGCTGGGGAAGCCGCAGGAGCGGCGGCGTCGCGACGAGGCGGGTGGCGCCGTCGGCCGTCACGAGACGGCCCGCCAGGAGCAGCTCGCGGTCCAGCCAGGAGTTCAGCAGCGGTCCGCCGTAGACCTCCACGCCCGCCTGCAACCAGCCGCGCGACCCGGTGGTCGGGTGCGGCTTGAGCCGGAAGCCGGGCGAGTCGCTGTGCGCGCCGAGGATG
This window harbors:
- a CDS encoding M18 family aminopeptidase, coding for MEPLDTRALARAHADDLVDLVAASPSSLHAAEEVATRLGAAGFVRLSETDPWHLDAGGRYLVVRDGAVLAWIVPPRATGTTGFHILGAHSDSPGFRLKPHPTTGSRGWLQAGVEVYGGPLLNSWLDRELLLAGRLVTADGATRLVATPPLLRLPQLAIHLDRAANDGLALDKQVHTQPVWGVGDAVSADLLGEVASHAGLAAEEIRGYDLVLADSARGVVFGKDDAFLAVGRLDDLASVHAGLRALEALAGTSDVVGDLDAGADLVHIPVLAVFDHEEVGSASRSGADGPFLADVLARVGTLLGATSEDHRRALADSWLVSSDVGHSVHPNYPGRHDPVVQPVLGSGPILKINANQRYATDGVGEAAWRGWCDRAGVRTQEFVSHNSVPCGSTIGPITATRLGIRTVDVGIPILSMHSARELAGTSDLLDLRRVAEAFWRS